Below is a genomic region from Gracilimonas sp..
ATTATAGATAATGCCATTCTTTCCGACCACTTTAAGTCACTGGAAACACTTTGGCTTATTATAGGTGAACAGGCTGTTATTAACAGTATAAGGGTTAGGCTGAGGGTTTTCATCATTGTAATTCCAACATTAATTATTGACGCCGCGCAAACGGTTGCGCTTTGTCAATTAACAGGATTTAGTAAAAGAAAGCAAGCAATACTTTAACCGGTAACTTAAGTCTTCAGGCTCTCTATGGAAGCATTTTCTTGCCGCGTTTGCATAGTTGAATAGCGAGTCCCCAGGGATCTCTGAGCATGATAAGATGTGAACCATCTTCCAGCTCTTCATTGCTTACTTCAGAAGCTCCGGCCTCCACAAGCCGATCCTTTTCTTTTTCTGGATGCTCTGAGGTGAAGGCCAAATGAACGATCAAGGGGTTCATGCCATGATAATCAGGCACGTTATCTGACGGATTATTATAAATCTCAAGCATAACCTGCCCGCTTTCATCTGCTAAAAAAGTAGTGAACGGCGGTTTCTTCTCTTGCTTAACGATGTCGAAATGAAGATGATTGACATACCACTCTCTCATTTCAACGGGTGATTCAACGTTTAAGGCAAAATGCTCAATTTTCATATTCTCTTTGTCATTTTTAGATTTATAAAGAATCTTCTCTGTAATACAATCGATTGCATAAAGTATGGTTATTTTTGAAAATAAATTAAACACCTTCCTCATTTGATGAATATCAGCTTTAAAAAGAGTAAGCAGCGGATAAATTTTGCTTTTTAGGATGCTTATAAACAAAAACTGCTTTCCTGTATTCTCTGGCTTATCTGGAATTTTTTTATATATTCAGTGCAATCGATTACACTAAATAAAAAGCCAGCCAATTATGTCTGTGAATTACACCGTTAGATATGCCGCAAATCCTGAAGATGTTAAGAATTATGGCACTGAACGCCTCCGGGATGATTTTCTGATTGAAGATTTATTTGTTAGTGGAGAAATCAATCTTGTTTATTCGTTCTATGGCCGTCAAATTGTGGGGGGCGCTAAACCTGACTCCTCCCCTTTGAAGCTGGAAACAATCGACCCTTTGAAAGCTAATTTTTTTCTTGAGCGAAGGGAACTTGGTATTATAAATGTAGGTGAACCCGGCTTCGTTAAAGTGGGTGATAGCGAATATGAAATAGACTTTAAAGAAGCGATTTATATAGGCCGTGGTGAAGAAGAAGTTAGTTTTCACCAAAAAGATGGCAAGCAGCCTCTCTTTTATTTTAACTCTGCACCCGCACATAAAGCCTATCCCACCAAAAAAATATCGCAGGATGAAGCTGAGATTGTAGAACTCGGCTCCCTTGAAACCGCAAACCATCGCGTGATTCGTAAACTCATCGTGAATAGCATCGTGGATACCTGTCAACTACAAATGGGTATGACTCAGCTCGAAACAGGCAGCGTCTGGAATACCATGCCTGCCCATGTTCACAATCGAAGAATGGAAGCTTACTTTTATTTTGAAGTTCCGGAAGAACAAGCTGTTTGTCATTTCATGGGTGAACCGGACAACACCCGCCATATCTGGATGAAAAACAATCAGGCAGTACTTTCTCCCCCATGGTCTATTCACTGTGGATCGGGAACCAGTAATTACACCTTTATATGGGCTATGAATGGCGAGAACCTGGATTACGGAGATATGGATCATGTTGAGATCCAAGACCTGAAGTAAGCTTAAACACTTACTTCTCATTCAATCTAACCTTCAAACTGATTTACACTTATGAGTTCTCTATTTGATTTAACAGGAAAGCGAGCTTTTGTAACCGGTGCTACCCACGGTCTGGGTATGGCCATGGCTAAAGGACTTGGTGATGCCGGAGCGGAATTAATTATCAACGGGACTACCCCGGAGAAAATGGAGCGTGCACTGGAAGAATACCGCTCGCAAGGATATACCGTTCATGGCTTTATTTTTGATGTAACCGATGAAGATAAAGCCAAAGAACATGTCGACAAGATCGAGAAGGAAATTGGCCCTATCGATATACTTGTGAACAACGCAGGGATCATTAAAAGAGTCCCCCTAAAAGATATGGAAGTGGAAGACTACCGCCGGGTTATCGATGTAGATCTTGTGGGCCCTTTTATTATGGCCAAACAGGTTGTTAAACACATGATTCCACGTGGTGAAGGCAAGATTATCAATATTTGTTCTATGATGACTGAACTTGGGCGTGATACCGTCGGAGCTTATGCAGCTGCCAAAGGCGGGCTCAAAATGCTGACGCAGAACATGGCTACAGAGTGGGCAAAACATAACATTCAGGCAAACGGAATAGGCCCCGGATATTTTGCAACATCACAGACCGAGCCCATTCGCAAGGACGGCCATCCCTTTAATGATTTCATCATACAACGAACACCAGCTGGCCGATGGGGTGATCCTGAAGATCTGGCTGGCGCAGCCGTTTTTCTATCCTCAAAAGGCAGTGACTTTGTAAATGGACAAATCATCTATGTTGATGGCGGAATTTTAGCCACCATCGGTAAACCAGCCAACGAATAATCTTATAGCCATGCGTACTTCAGTCTTTATCATTCAAGGAATTATAATTTCCACATCTCTTCTGCTTCTTTCGGGTTGCTCAGCATCTCAGGAAGACTTTACTGTAATCAATAGTTCAAATATTGACCGGTCGGACGAGCCGATTGTGTTTTCACGGGAGGATATTACCGAAAAAGCCGGTGGTATTCAGATTATGGAAGGAAAGCTTCCCCTGCCTGTAAAAGATGGAGAACCAATTCCTGCTCAAATCGATGATATAGACGGTGACGGCTCGTGGGATGAGCTAGCCTTTACATTATCTATTGCTGCTGGAGATACTCAAAATGTTTCTATTGAGTTCATATCCCCTGAAGATTATCCCGAGTTTACTGCACGTACAAATGTACGCTTCGGTGTTTTAGATGAGGACGGAGTTAGAGCTGTGGAGACTTTAGAGATCCCCGGCAATGAACTTCCGGTTCCCTTGTTCACACGGTACCAAATGGACGGGCCTGCATGGGAAAACGACAAGGTAGGCTTCCGGCAATATATTGATGGAAGAAATGGCCGGGACCTTTTTGGTAAAACAATGGCCTCTATGGCACTCGATACAGTGGGTATAGCTGAAGATGGCTCACTGGAAGACAATTATCATGTAATGTTGCCTTGGGGGCGAGATATTCTTGCTGTGGGGAATTCCCTGGGACTTGGTGGTATTGCCATGCTGGAAAATAACCAGCCTGTCAGGCTTGGAGTTCGCATGGATGCAGAGCAAAACAATGTTGCCAAGACATCCTATGAATTGATTACAGAAGGCCCTGTTCGTTCCATTTTCAAGCTCAATTATGAAGGATGGAACACCGGAAACGGAAATTATAGTCTTGAAAACACCGTAACCATTTGGGCTGGCCGCTATGGTTATACGAATGATATCACTCTTAAAAGCCCTAATGCGTCAGATACCTTGATTGTTGGAGTTGTTAACATCCACAATGATAACCCTCCTATTTTATTTAATGAGACAGGCACCGATTATTCTGCATTCTATACTCACGACAAACAGACTTATGACGACGGTTGGTATCTTGGTATGGGGATTATTTTTCCATCAGAATCTTACCTGAGTTACCAAAAAGCCCCGGATTCGGGACCAGGTGTAACTACGAGTTTTTTGAATCTATTTGAGCTAAGACAGGATAAAAGCCTGACCTATCATGTACTTGCAGGATGGGAACTAAGCGATACGCAATTTGCTAGTCCGGAATATTTTGATGCTTTTATTTCTGAAGAAATACAAAAAGAATCTGCTCCGGTTATCATTAAATAGACCGCAATTGATTTCAAACTATTTTACTGATATGCTTTCATTGAACTACCCGACCCTTATTGAGCACTGATGGCAAAAAAAAGAACAACCATCCATGATATTGCGCGTGAGCTGGATATTACCGCTTCAACGGTTTCCAGGGCTTTAAAAGATCATCCGCGTATCAGCGATTCTACCAAAGAATCTGTGATCGCAATGGCAAAGAAAATGAACTATCAGCCAAACAGCATTGCGGCTGCTCTTCGAAGAGGGACCAGTAATTTGGTTGGAGTTATTATCCCAACTGTTGACCGAAACTTCTTTGCTTCCGTTGTACGTGGAGTCGAAGATGTGCTTAACGACACCAGCTATAATGTAATTATCTGCCAGTCTAATGATTCGCTGGAGAAGGAGAAATCCAATATCAAGGCATTACTGGAAGCCCAGGTAGATGCTATTTTTGCTTCTTATGCAAAAGAAACCACCGATTTTTCCCATTATGAAGAAGTCATAAAGCGAGGCATCCCCCTTATCCTATTTGACCGGATGCAGGATGCATTTGAAGTAGACACCGTTGTTATTGATGATTATTTGGGAGCTTTCAAGGCAACCGAACACCTGATTGAACAAGGTTGCAAGCGCATTGTTCACTTTTCCGGGCCCCAAAACGTCAGCATATATCGTGACAGAAAACGGGGGTATGAACAAGCACTAAAAAAGCACGGCATATCTATTGATGAATCGCTTGTATTATCCAGTGACTTAAAGCTGGAATCAGGTAAAATGCTTGGTGAAGAAATTTCGAATTGGCCTGATTTGCCAGATGCCGTATTCTCAGCCAGTGACTATGCTGCAATGGGAGCTATGGAGATATTCAAGAATAAAGAAATTATAGTACCTGATGATATTGCCGTGGTTGGATTCAGTAACGAATCTTTTACCTCTCTGGTAGATCCTGCTCTTTCAACCGTTGATCAACACAGCAAAAAAATGGGGCAGTTTACGGCAAACCTTTTCCTGGACCAGGTGAAAGACAAGGATTCTGATCACCCGCCATCAAAGACTGTTTTAAATCCCGAATTGATCATCAGGAAATCATCACTGAAAAATGGACAAATAAAACCAAAAAAATCCTGATTTAAGGATTTTTCTATTGAAAAATACTGTAGCAATTCATTAATTGTACAATCGATTGCACAACATACTTAATAAACTCATCAAAGCTGGTGAGCTAAACAAATAATCAAATTAACCTAACCGTTGTTATGAAGAAAGTAGTCACCTTTGGGGAAATCATGCTTCGACTCTCCCCTCCCGGATTTCTGAGATTTTCACAGGCAAACTCATTTGATGTTATATATGGAGGAGGCGAATCAAATGTAGCCGTATCTTTGGCTAACTATGGCATACCGGTTGAGTTTGTTACCCGCCTTCCGAATAATGATATCGGTGAATGCGCCCTCATGGAGATGAGAAAACGTAATGTGGGCACTAACCATATTATCCGCGGCGGAGAGCGTTTAGGAATTTATTTTCTGGAAACAGGCGCTGTAAGCCGTGGCAGTAAAGTAGTTTACGACCGTGCACACTCTGCTATTTCCACGATTAAAAAGGGTGATATTGACTGGGAAAAAGTGTTTGATGGAGCTGACTGGTTTCATTGGACGGGTATTACCCCTGCCCTTTCTCAGGGAGCAGCTGATGTAACCCTGGAAGCCATCAAAGCGGCCAACGAATTAGGTGTTACTGTATCTACCGACCTAAATTATCGTGCTAAGCTTTGGAAATATGGCAAGGAGCCCGGTGAGATTATGCCAGCATTGGTAGAAGGCTGTGATGTGATCCTTGGTAATGAAGAAGATGCTGAAAAACACTTTGGCATTGAGCCTGAAGACGTAGATATCACCAAAGGTGAATCTATGGACAGCCAGGCTTATCTGTCTGTATGTAAGAAATTGAAAGAGCGCTTCCCAAGAGCGAAGAAAATCATCACAACTTTGCGGGGTTCTATTAGTGCTTCGCATAACTCCTGGTCTGGCGTGCTATATAACGGAGATGAATTCCTGGAAACCAGAACGTATCAAATCACGGATATTGTAGATCGTGTTGGCGGCGGCGATTCCTTCATGGGTGGACTGATTTATGGATTACTTACCTATGAAGATGACGATCAAAAAGCACTTGATTTTGCCGTGGCAGCTTCCTGCCTCAAGCACACCATTTACGGTGACGCTAATTTAGCAACCGTTGATGAAGTAGAAAAATTAATGGGCGGAGATGCTTCCGGCCGTGTATCAAGATAGCTGGCTATGAAGTTAGAATACACATGGCGCTGGTATGGCCCCGACGACCCTGTTACCCTGAAAGACATCCGGCAGACAGAAGCAACGGGAATCGTAACTGCTTTACATCACATTCCTGCTGGAGAAGTTTGGTCGGTTGATGAAATCCAGAAACGGAAGCGGGAAATTGAAGCGGCTGGCCTGAGATGGTCGGTAGTGGAAAGTGTGCCGGTTCATGAAGATATCAAAAAGAAAAGTGGACAGTGCGTTCGCTACATTGAGAATTACCAGCAAACGCTTCGGAACCTTTCTTTATGTGAAGTTAGAACCGTTTGCTATAATTTCATGCCCATCCTGGATTGGACCCGAACCAACCTGAACTATCCGGTTGGTAATGGCGCATATGCTTTACGATTTGAGAAAACCGCCTTTGCTGCTTTTGACCTTTTTATTCTACGCCGCCATGGTGCCGAAAGTGATTACAAGGATTCCGAAATTCAGAAAGCAGAATTGTATCACAACTCCATGAACCGGAAATCCCGTGATCAGTTAACAGATACTATTATTGCCGGTCTTCCCGGCGGCCATGAAGGCTACTCTTTAGAAGCATTCAAAAAGATGCTGAATGAATACAAGAGTATTGATGCCAAAGAACTGGAAGCCAACCTCCGGTCTTTTTTGGAGGAGGTAATTCCCGTTGCTGAAGAACATAATGTAATGATGTGCATCCATCCTGATGACCCTCCTTTTCCTATTCTCGGGTTACCTCGTGTGGTGAGTACGGAGCAGGACATTAAACGACTTTTGGGCGATGTGGATTCGCCTAACAACGGAATCACTTTTTGCACCGGTTCTTATGGAGTTCGTAGTGACAATCATTTGCCCGAGATGGCAGCAAAATTTGCCGATCGCATTCACTTTTTACACCTTAGAAGCGTACAAAGAGAAGGTGATGGTAGTTTCTATGAAGCTAATCACCTGGCCGGAGATTCTGATATAGCTGGAGTTATGAAGGCCGTTCTCGAATCTTCCAAGCTGGATGAAAACCGGATTATCCCAGTTCGACCAGATCACGGACACAAAATGTTAGACGACATTGACAAGGTCACAAACCCCGGTTATTCCTGTATTGGAAGACTAAAAGGATTAAGTGAACTCAGAGGACTGGAACAGGGGCTTCGGTTCAGTATGGAAAATAAAAATTAACCCTACATGGAAGCGGTTTTATTTGAATTTAAAGCCATACATGATTTACTTAATGCAATCGATTTCACAGAATATATAATTTCAAACACGTACTAATTTCATGGCAAGATTTTCACGCATAAAGGTCGCAACTGTGATGGAAGAAACGGGGCTCGTCCCCTTATTTTATCATAAAAATCTGGATACTTGTAAGGAAGTACTCACTGCTTGCTACAAAGGAGGAGCACGAATCCTCGAATTCACCAATCGCGGTGATTTTGCTCATGAGGTTTTTGGTGAACTCAATAAATTTGCGGAAAAGGAATTACCTGAAATGATTCTTGGTGTTGGTTCTGTAACGGATGCCGGAACGGCTTCTTTATACATGCAGCTGGGTGCAAATTTTGTAGTTACCCCTGTACTTCGGGAAGACATTGGCATTGTTTGTAATCGCCGAAAAGTGTTATGGTCGCCCGGTTGTGGTTCCCTCTCTGAAATTGCCCGGGCAGAAGAACTCGGAGCAGAAATTGTCAAACTTTTCCCCGGAAGTCAGTTAGGCCCCGGGTTTGTGAAAGCCATTACTGCTCCCTGTCCATGGACCAGTATCATGCCAACTGGTGGTGTTACAGCAGAAAAAGAAAACCTTGAGGGCTGGTTTAATGCCGGTGTTACCTGTGTAGGAATGGGCTCTCAGTTAGTAACTAAAGAGTTCCTGTCTACCAAAGACTTTACCGGACTCGAAAAACATGTAAGAAATACACTCGAACTTATTAACTCTATTCGTAATGCATAAGCTGTCTCTTCCGATATTCCTGATTTCGTGCTTTCTGATATTTAATATTACCGGATGCGGTGAAGTTACCAAGGAGCAGAAAACCATTCGCCTGGCTCATGCCTTAAGTACTTCCCACCCCGTTCACCAGGGAATGGTCCGCATGGCTGAATTGGTAGACGAAAAATCTGAGGGAAAGCTTAAGATCACCATTTTTCCCAGTCAGCAACTTGGATCTGAAAGGGAAGCTCTGGAATTACTTCAGATTGGAAGTATTGGTATGACGAAAGTATCCTCAGCGGCACTGGAAAACTTTGTACCTGAACTTAGAGTGTACAGCCTTCCCTACCTTTTCAAAGACGAGCAACACATTCTGGATGTACTGAATGGGGAAATTGGTAAAGAGTTGCTGTTGGCTGGTGAAGAATACTGGCTTAGAGGGCTCACTTACTATGATGCCGGGCAACGTAGTTTTTACACAAAAGACCGCCCTATCGAAACTCCGGAAGATTTGCAGGGACTCAAAATCAGGGTTATGGAAAGCCAAATGGCAGTAAGCATGGTAAATGAGCTTGGAGGCTCTCCAACTCCAATTTCGTGGGGCGAATTATATACTGCGCTGCAGCAAGGTGTTGTGGATGGAGCCGAGAATAATCCTCCTTCTTTCCTGACATCAAGGCATTATGAAGTGGCTAAATATTATAGCCTTGATGAACACACTATGCTTCCCGATTTGTTAATTATCAGCACCCTGCAATGGGAGAACCTGACAGAACAAGAGCAAGCCTGGATACAGGAAGCCGCTGATTCATCCGCGACCTACCAGAGACAAATTTGGGCAGAAGCTGAGAAGGAAGCACTTGAAGTAGCTCAGGAAGCCGGTGTTGAAATAACCTATCCTGACAAGCAACCCTTTATTGACATGACCAAGCCCATTTACGAACAATACCGTGAATCAGACCCCGAATTTTATCAACTGATCCAGCGAATCCTGGACGAACATCAGACCGATTGATCTATGAAAACTTTTGACCGATATCTCGAATATTTCCTGGCCTCTCTTATGGCACTGATGCTTTTTAGTGTTTGCTGGCAGGTACTAACACGATACGTTTTTTCATCTCCAAGTTCGTTCACCGATGAGCTAGCCCGCTACCTGCTCATTTGGATCGGAACACTTGGAGCAGCTTATGCATCCGGTAAACGGCTTCACCTAGCCATCGATCTGTTTCCAGCCAGCCTTGAGGGTAAATCAAAATACCGCCTTTCGGTATTTATTAATGTTCTCATCATCCTGTTTTCTTTTACTGTGCTAGTTGTAGGTGGTTCCAGGTTAGTATACATCACTTATACACTTGGTCAGGTTTCTGCTGCCATGCAGTTACCATTGGCTTATGTTTATACAATACTTCCCATCAGCGGGATACTCATTGTGTATTATAAAATCAGAGACATCATCCTTATGAGCCCTGAAAAGCCCGACCTCTCCTCTCAAAATAATCCATCTTAAATAAGGTATCTCATGGTTTTAACTGAAGTATTGATCCTGGTTTTAAGTTTTATCGTTTTATTAGGAATAGGCGTACCTATCGCTTGGAGTATTGGTTTGTCCGGGCTTTTTACTCTGCTGGTAAGTATAGATAGCATTCCGGCATTTACCACTCTGGCACAAAGAATGGGTACCGGCCTTGATAGTTTTACCCTCCTTGCTATTCCTTTTTTCATATTGGCAGGGCAATTGATTAACAAAGGCGGGCTTGCCCAACGGCTTATTAAGCTTGCCAAAGATTTGATGGGCTCCCTCCCCGGGGGGCTGGCCCATGTTAATATAGTAGCAGCCATGTTATTCGGAGCAATTGCTGGGTCTGCTGTTGCAGCTGCCTCTGCTATCGGTTCCATTCTGGGGCCAAGGATGGAAAAAGAAGGCTATTCCCGGGAGTTTTCGGCTGCCGTTAATATTACTTCTTCTACAACGGGACTACTCATTCCTCCCTCAAACATTTTAATTATTTATTCACTTGCCAGTGGTGGGGTTTCCATTGCAGCCCTCTTCCTGGCTGGATATTTGCCAGGTATACTTACCGGTTTAGCTCTTATGATCGTTGCAGCATTTTGGGCTAAAAAGAAAAACTTCCCAGTTGGTGAACGCACTAAATTGGCTGAAGTAGCTAAAAGCTTTGTAAGAGCCTTCCCTGCTTTGTTACTCCTTGTGATTGTAATTGGGGGAATCATAGCCGGTATCTTTACAGCTACAGAAGCTTCAGCAATTGCTGTGGTTTATACCCTTATTTTAGGATTTATGTATAGGGAACTGACGATTAAAGAATTACCACAGGTTTTCCTGGAATCTGTTAAAACAACATCCATCGTGATGTTACTTATCGCAGCTTCCATTGCTATGTCGTGGGTAATGTCGTTCGAGGAAATTCCTCAAAATGTAACAGAAGCACTACTATCGCTAAGTGATAACAAAGTCGTCATTCTTTTGATGATCAATGTTATTCTGTTGTTTGTAGGAACTTTTATGGACATGACACCGGCAGTACTCATTTTCACCCCTATATTCCTTCCTATTGTAGTAGAACTGGGTATTGAACCGGTTCACTTTGGAATTATCATGATTCTGAACTTATCTATTGGCTTGTGTACCCCACCGGTAGGAACTATTTTATTTGTAGGAGTAGGAGTTGCCAAGACAACCATCGTCAAGGTCATAAAACCATTGCTGCCGTTATTTATAGCAATGATTGTAGCCCTGATGGTTATTACATATTTCCCACAAATCAGCTTGTGGTTACCAAATTTATTTGGATTCTGATATTACCTGGAGGAATTAGCAGTATTAAATTCAACAAAGAATTCCCGAAGTTTCTCTACGTTCTTTCTGGAACCAATATAAATTGGCGTACACTCATGTAATGAAGCAGGCTGTATTTCCATAATGCGCCTGCTCCCATCTATTGCCAATCCACCTGCCTGCTCTATAATAAAGCTCAGAGGATTACACTCATACATTAGGCGAAGCTTTCCATTTGGATATTTTGAACTATCAGGATACATAAAAATACCTCCCTGCAGTAAGGTGCGGTGCACATCTGCTGCCATACATCCAACATACCGCGCTTTATACGGTCGTCCGGTGTCTGGATCAATTTCTTGGCAGTACTTTACATATTGCTTTAAGCCCGGATCCCAAAAGTTGTAGCTCCCTTCATCTGCGCTGTAAATATTTCCATACTCAGGGATCTTTACGTCTTCATGACTGAGGATGAATTCTCCGATACTGGGATCAAGAGTAAAAATACGGACACCCAAACCTGTTGTATAAGCAAGCACCGTACTCGATCCATAAAGGACATATCCAGCGGCTACTTGTTTTTCTCCAGACTGAAGGGCATCTCCTTCCGCCAGCTTTTTCTTGCTTTCGGGTCGCATATAAACGGAAAAGATACTTCCTATAGAAACACTTACATCTATATTTGATGAACCATCCAATGGGTCCATATACACAATGTATTTACCTGCTTCTCCGCTTAGGCGGACAACCCCCTCATTTTCTTCAGAAATTACCATACAGGTAATATTTGAACGGCTTAGAGCGGAAATGAGCTGTTCATTTGCAAATAGGTCTAGTTTCTTTTGGCTTTCTCCATGAACATTTTCCGAGTCTTCGTATCCAAGAATATTTGTAATACCGGCTTTATTCACTTCCCTTGAAATGATCTTTGCAGCAAGCCCAATATCTCTAAGCAATTGAGATAACTCCCCGGTAGCACCCGGAAATTTATTTTGAGCGCGGATAATATATTCTTCAAGTGTTACTAAATCTTTCATAAGAATGTGCTCTTGTCTTTAATACTATTTATTGAAGTATTATTCTGGAATCTATTTGATTCAGAACTGCTTTCCCCATCAAATTTCATTATAAAAAAAATACACTCACCCGGAGGCTTTTATATAAAGCACTCCGGATGGTGTATTTTAAAATACGCTACTTTAACTACTTATTATCTTATTTAATCAAAGTAAGCTTGCGTACTGCTGAATAATTTCCGGCTGTAATTCTGTAAATGTAAATACCAGTCGCAAACTGCGCGGCATTCCATTGTATTTCGTATGTACCGGGAGATTGTCGTGCGTTCACCAATTCAGTCACTTTACGACCCGTAACATCAAATATCTCTATAGATACTTCTGATGCTTCAGGTATGTCGTAACTAATTGTTGTGGTTGGGTTGAACGGATTAGGATAGTTTTGCTTCAATGCAAATTCCGTTGGAATCTGATCTTCCACTTCGTTTGAAACACCCAGATTTCTTGTGATGCTAAGATCAAAAGAAGATTCAGCAAAACGTGTTGTTATACCTGCTTCAGCTGTTACTGACCAAATAAGGTCTATCTCTTCACCTTCTGCAACCCCTAAACCAGCTATCACATCGTCTATAGCCTGATAGGTTAACGTAAGTGTTGTAGCAGACCCT
It encodes:
- a CDS encoding LacI family DNA-binding transcriptional regulator, encoding MAKKRTTIHDIARELDITASTVSRALKDHPRISDSTKESVIAMAKKMNYQPNSIAAALRRGTSNLVGVIIPTVDRNFFASVVRGVEDVLNDTSYNVIICQSNDSLEKEKSNIKALLEAQVDAIFASYAKETTDFSHYEEVIKRGIPLILFDRMQDAFEVDTVVIDDYLGAFKATEHLIEQGCKRIVHFSGPQNVSIYRDRKRGYEQALKKHGISIDESLVLSSDLKLESGKMLGEEISNWPDLPDAVFSASDYAAMGAMEIFKNKEIIVPDDIAVVGFSNESFTSLVDPALSTVDQHSKKMGQFTANLFLDQVKDKDSDHPPSKTVLNPELIIRKSSLKNGQIKPKKS
- a CDS encoding VOC family protein encodes the protein MKIEHFALNVESPVEMREWYVNHLHFDIVKQEKKPPFTTFLADESGQVMLEIYNNPSDNVPDYHGMNPLIVHLAFTSEHPEKEKDRLVEAGASEVSNEELEDGSHLIMLRDPWGLAIQLCKRGKKMLP
- a CDS encoding bifunctional 4-hydroxy-2-oxoglutarate aldolase/2-dehydro-3-deoxy-phosphogluconate aldolase, with the translated sequence MARFSRIKVATVMEETGLVPLFYHKNLDTCKEVLTACYKGGARILEFTNRGDFAHEVFGELNKFAEKELPEMILGVGSVTDAGTASLYMQLGANFVVTPVLREDIGIVCNRRKVLWSPGCGSLSEIARAEELGAEIVKLFPGSQLGPGFVKAITAPCPWTSIMPTGGVTAEKENLEGWFNAGVTCVGMGSQLVTKEFLSTKDFTGLEKHVRNTLELINSIRNA
- a CDS encoding DUF4861 domain-containing protein is translated as MRTSVFIIQGIIISTSLLLLSGCSASQEDFTVINSSNIDRSDEPIVFSREDITEKAGGIQIMEGKLPLPVKDGEPIPAQIDDIDGDGSWDELAFTLSIAAGDTQNVSIEFISPEDYPEFTARTNVRFGVLDEDGVRAVETLEIPGNELPVPLFTRYQMDGPAWENDKVGFRQYIDGRNGRDLFGKTMASMALDTVGIAEDGSLEDNYHVMLPWGRDILAVGNSLGLGGIAMLENNQPVRLGVRMDAEQNNVAKTSYELITEGPVRSIFKLNYEGWNTGNGNYSLENTVTIWAGRYGYTNDITLKSPNASDTLIVGVVNIHNDNPPILFNETGTDYSAFYTHDKQTYDDGWYLGMGIIFPSESYLSYQKAPDSGPGVTTSFLNLFELRQDKSLTYHVLAGWELSDTQFASPEYFDAFISEEIQKESAPVIIK
- the kduI gene encoding 5-dehydro-4-deoxy-D-glucuronate isomerase, whose amino-acid sequence is MSVNYTVRYAANPEDVKNYGTERLRDDFLIEDLFVSGEINLVYSFYGRQIVGGAKPDSSPLKLETIDPLKANFFLERRELGIINVGEPGFVKVGDSEYEIDFKEAIYIGRGEEEVSFHQKDGKQPLFYFNSAPAHKAYPTKKISQDEAEIVELGSLETANHRVIRKLIVNSIVDTCQLQMGMTQLETGSVWNTMPAHVHNRRMEAYFYFEVPEEQAVCHFMGEPDNTRHIWMKNNQAVLSPPWSIHCGSGTSNYTFIWAMNGENLDYGDMDHVEIQDLK
- a CDS encoding sugar kinase yields the protein MKKVVTFGEIMLRLSPPGFLRFSQANSFDVIYGGGESNVAVSLANYGIPVEFVTRLPNNDIGECALMEMRKRNVGTNHIIRGGERLGIYFLETGAVSRGSKVVYDRAHSAISTIKKGDIDWEKVFDGADWFHWTGITPALSQGAADVTLEAIKAANELGVTVSTDLNYRAKLWKYGKEPGEIMPALVEGCDVILGNEEDAEKHFGIEPEDVDITKGESMDSQAYLSVCKKLKERFPRAKKIITTLRGSISASHNSWSGVLYNGDEFLETRTYQITDIVDRVGGGDSFMGGLIYGLLTYEDDDQKALDFAVAASCLKHTIYGDANLATVDEVEKLMGGDASGRVSR
- the uxuA gene encoding mannonate dehydratase, giving the protein MKLEYTWRWYGPDDPVTLKDIRQTEATGIVTALHHIPAGEVWSVDEIQKRKREIEAAGLRWSVVESVPVHEDIKKKSGQCVRYIENYQQTLRNLSLCEVRTVCYNFMPILDWTRTNLNYPVGNGAYALRFEKTAFAAFDLFILRRHGAESDYKDSEIQKAELYHNSMNRKSRDQLTDTIIAGLPGGHEGYSLEAFKKMLNEYKSIDAKELEANLRSFLEEVIPVAEEHNVMMCIHPDDPPFPILGLPRVVSTEQDIKRLLGDVDSPNNGITFCTGSYGVRSDNHLPEMAAKFADRIHFLHLRSVQREGDGSFYEANHLAGDSDIAGVMKAVLESSKLDENRIIPVRPDHGHKMLDDIDKVTNPGYSCIGRLKGLSELRGLEQGLRFSMENKN
- a CDS encoding gluconate 5-dehydrogenase — protein: MSSLFDLTGKRAFVTGATHGLGMAMAKGLGDAGAELIINGTTPEKMERALEEYRSQGYTVHGFIFDVTDEDKAKEHVDKIEKEIGPIDILVNNAGIIKRVPLKDMEVEDYRRVIDVDLVGPFIMAKQVVKHMIPRGEGKIINICSMMTELGRDTVGAYAAAKGGLKMLTQNMATEWAKHNIQANGIGPGYFATSQTEPIRKDGHPFNDFIIQRTPAGRWGDPEDLAGAAVFLSSKGSDFVNGQIIYVDGGILATIGKPANE
- a CDS encoding TRAP transporter substrate-binding protein yields the protein MHKLSLPIFLISCFLIFNITGCGEVTKEQKTIRLAHALSTSHPVHQGMVRMAELVDEKSEGKLKITIFPSQQLGSEREALELLQIGSIGMTKVSSAALENFVPELRVYSLPYLFKDEQHILDVLNGEIGKELLLAGEEYWLRGLTYYDAGQRSFYTKDRPIETPEDLQGLKIRVMESQMAVSMVNELGGSPTPISWGELYTALQQGVVDGAENNPPSFLTSRHYEVAKYYSLDEHTMLPDLLIISTLQWENLTEQEQAWIQEAADSSATYQRQIWAEAEKEALEVAQEAGVEITYPDKQPFIDMTKPIYEQYRESDPEFYQLIQRILDEHQTD